The Crassaminicella indica genomic interval TGGTTCAAGATACCCACTTAACAGAAACTTGTGAGCATGCTGATGTAGTATTGCCTGCTGTAAGCTTTGCTGAATCAAATGGTACATTTACGAATACAGAAAGAAGAATTCAAAAGCTTCATCAAGCCATTCCAGCTATTTGTAAATATCAAAACTATCAAATCATTGAAAAGCTTGCAAATGTGCTAGGTGCAAATATATACTACAAAAATACAGATGAAATTTTTAATGAGATTTCACAAAATATACTAGAGTATTTCAAAGCTAATAAACAAACAGACAAAGAAATATTCTGGCCTGTAGGGAAAGAAAGAATATTATATACAAATGGCTTCAATTTCCCAGAAGGTAAAGCACAATTGCAAACGATCGGCGATGGTCTATTCTTCCATAAAAAAGTTAATACAAACAGCTTAACAAATAGCTTCCTAAAAATCCTTAAAAAAGAAGGATTGATTTAATAAAAAGCCCTGTTCATTCAGGGCTTTTTTATGCACATCTTATGTATTTTTATGTTATAATTAATATTAAATTGTCGCTTTTTTAACAAAAATTGCAGCTATTATGGTATAATCTTGCGAAAGGAGCAAAAAATAATGCGTTATGAGATTGATAAAAATAAATGTATTAGCTGTGAACGCTGTAAAAACATCTGCCCTGTAGATGCTATTGGCGGAGAAATAAAAGAAGGCTTTGTTATTGATCAAGAAAAATGTATACAATGCGGTCAATGCAAAACTGTTTGTCATTTTAATGCAATCATCGAAAATATGTAATATTTTACAACCCCATGCAATTTATCATAAAATTTGCTATCATAGGGGTATATATTTTATACAAAGTTAAAAAGTGAAAGGAGATATATTATATTATGAAAAAACCAACTATATTAATGATCTTAGATGGTTTTGGTCTAAATTCTAACAGCAATGGTAATGCCATAGCTCTTGCTAAAACACCAAACCTAGATCAATATTTTGAAAATTATCCAAACAATCATGTTTATGCCAGCGGGTTAGATGTAGGTCTCCCTGATGGACAGATGGGAAATTCAGAAGTAGGACATTTAAATATTGGTGCTGGAAGAATTGTATATCAAGAATTGACTAGAATTACAAAAGCTATAGAAGATGGTGATTTTTTTGAAAATCCTGCTTTCTTAGAAGCTATTGAAAATGCTAAAAAGCATGATAGTGCTCTTCATCTTTGGGGATTACTATCAGATGGTGGTGTACACAGTCATAACACTCACCTATACGCACTCTTAGAGCTTGCTAAAAAGCATGGTCTTACAAAAGTATATATCCATGCATTTTTAGATGGTAGAGATGTTCCGCCTTCTAGTGCCATAAAATATATAGAAGAATTAGAAAACAAAATATCAGAAATAGGCGTAGGAAAAATAGCTACCATTTCTGGTAGATACTACGCTATGGACCGAGACAACAGATGGGAAAGAGTAAACCTTGCTTATAATGCGATAGTTTTAGGTATAGGAGAAAAAGCAAACTCTGCAAAAGAAGCTATTGAAAATTCATATGACAAAAATGAAGTAGATGAATTTGTAAAACCTACAGTAATTATGTCAGAAGATGCTCCTGTGGCTCAAGTTTCTGAAAATGATTCTATCATCATGTTCAATTTTAGACCTGATAGAGCAAGAGAAATTACAAGAACATTTGTAGACAAGGATTTTACTGGTTTTGAAAGAAAAAATGGATTCTTCCCTGTTCACTATGTATGTATGACTCAGTATGATGCAGCTATGCCAAATGTATCTATTGCTTATCCTCCGCAAAAGCTAGTAAACACTTTAGGAGAATTCGTATCTAGTCTTGGACTAAAGCAGCTTCGTATTGCTGAAACAGAGAAATATGCTCATGTTACTTTCTTCTTAAGTGGTGGAGTAGAAGAACCTTATGCAGGAGAAGAAAGAATCTTAATTCCTTCTCCAAAGGTTGCAACCTATGATTTAAAACCAGAAATGAGTGCTTATGAAGTCACTGAAAAATTAATAGATGAAATCAAAAAAGAAAAATATGATTTAATCATTGTAAACTATGCAAACTGCGATATGGTAGGTCATACGGGTTCTATTGATGCAGCAATCAAAGCTGTAGAAACAGTAGATGAATGTGTTGGCAAAGTCGTTGATGCTACAATAAGTGTTGGTGGTCAAATTCTTCTTACAGCTGATCATGGAAATGCAGATGAAATGATTGATGAAAATGGAAATACAATCACTGCTCATTCTACAAATCCAGTACCGATTATTCTTATAAATGCTTCTGAAGAATACGGTATTATGGAAGGAAAGCTTGCAGATATTGCCCCTACACTTTTACAAATGATGGGTATAGAAAAGCCTGAGGAAATGACAGGTACATCTCTTTTAGTACCTGTTGCAGAAGCTGTAGAAGCATAATAATTTTCTATAAAAATAGGTAGCTATGATAGTCTAACTTTTAGACATATATCATAACTACCTATTTGTTTTAAAAATTATATATTTCAGTATTTTTAACCACTAAATCCTATTCCCACTCAATAGTTGAAGGTGGCTTACTCGTTATATCATAAACGATTCTATTTACATTATCCACTTCATTTACAATTCTATTTGATATTCTTTCAAGTACTTCATATGGAATCCTTGCCCAATCTGAAGTCATACCATCACTACTTGTTACAGCTCTTATAGCTACTGCATGAGAATACGTTCTTTCATCTCCCATTACCCCAACACTTCTGATGTTAGGCAAGCAAGTAAAATACTGCCATATTTTGCGATGAAGGTTTGCTTTTCTTATTTCTTCTCTTAAAATTGCATCTGATTCTCTTACTA includes:
- a CDS encoding 4Fe-4S binding protein → MRYEIDKNKCISCERCKNICPVDAIGGEIKEGFVIDQEKCIQCGQCKTVCHFNAIIENM
- the gpmI gene encoding 2,3-bisphosphoglycerate-independent phosphoglycerate mutase, whose product is MMKKPTILMILDGFGLNSNSNGNAIALAKTPNLDQYFENYPNNHVYASGLDVGLPDGQMGNSEVGHLNIGAGRIVYQELTRITKAIEDGDFFENPAFLEAIENAKKHDSALHLWGLLSDGGVHSHNTHLYALLELAKKHGLTKVYIHAFLDGRDVPPSSAIKYIEELENKISEIGVGKIATISGRYYAMDRDNRWERVNLAYNAIVLGIGEKANSAKEAIENSYDKNEVDEFVKPTVIMSEDAPVAQVSENDSIIMFNFRPDRAREITRTFVDKDFTGFERKNGFFPVHYVCMTQYDAAMPNVSIAYPPQKLVNTLGEFVSSLGLKQLRIAETEKYAHVTFFLSGGVEEPYAGEERILIPSPKVATYDLKPEMSAYEVTEKLIDEIKKEKYDLIIVNYANCDMVGHTGSIDAAIKAVETVDECVGKVVDATISVGGQILLTADHGNADEMIDENGNTITAHSTNPVPIILINASEEYGIMEGKLADIAPTLLQMMGIEKPEEMTGTSLLVPVAEAVEA